Proteins from one Megalops cyprinoides isolate fMegCyp1 chromosome 11, fMegCyp1.pri, whole genome shotgun sequence genomic window:
- the LOC118786093 gene encoding WW domain-binding protein 4-like, whose protein sequence is MADYWKSQPKKFCQYCKCWIADNKPSIEFHERGKNHKENVAAKIAEIKKKSIDKAKQEERMSKEFAAMEEAALKAFQEDLKRLGAESGSTEAQRKTPSVKAAASSSRGSDVWVEGVSDEGHTYYYNTLTGESQWEKPEGSRGRRTTSGVTQANNDKKSSSSLWMEALSPDGYTYYYNTETGESSWEKPAEYSPPEKTDERGEMAGEGQEDPVAPQSESLKGEEENSDKAADTLEAEGTREPQVPKISFRKRKDEKTQLSEAEQDKDDNSGDGGDDDEEQKSDRPTLLEEEEEEEEEEKEAEVTAAKRPRKMNPYGEWEQIQEEEDPYEQVDLQLPQVEGMGAAQAGSDVPPEPKVKFKERTITSLGDEGDAGAVFKKRRMENGKSRNLRQRGKDD, encoded by the exons AT GGCTGACTACTGGAAATCTCAGCCAAAGAAATTTTGCCAATATTGCAAGTGCTGGATCGCTGACAACAAACCC aGTATTGAGTTTCATGAAAGGGGGAAGAATCACAAAGAAAATGTGGCTGCCAAAATCGCAGAG ATTAAGAAGAAGAGCATTGACAAAGCCAAGCAGGAGGAACGCATGTCCAAGGAGTTTGCAGCAATGGAAGAGGCGGCGTTGAAAGCATTTCAGGAGGATCTTAAAAGGCTTGGGGCTGAATCAG GCAGTACTGAAGCTCAGCGTAAAACGCCTTCCGTGAAGGCAGCAGCCTCCAGCAGCAGAGGATCGGATGTTTGGGTTGAGGGTGTCAGCGATGAAGGACACACCTACTACTACAACACTTTGACTGGGG agtCTCAATGGGAGAAGCCAGAAGGGTCTCGAGGCAGAAGGACGACTTCAGGGGTGACTCAAGCCAATAATGAT AAGAAATCTTCCAGCTCTCTGTGGATGGAGGCCTTAAGTCCAGATGGGTATACCTACTACTACAACACAGAAACTGGGG AGTCCTCCTGGGAGAAGCCAGCAGAGTACTCTCCACCAGAGAAGACAGATGAGAGGGGGGAAATGGctggggaggggcaggaggacCCCGTGGCCCCCCAGTCTGAGTCCCtgaaaggggaggaggagaactCGGACAAGGCAGCAGACACCCTGGAGGCAGAGGGCACCAGAGAGCCCCAGGTCCCCAAGATCAGCTTTAGG aaaagaaaagatgagAAGACACAGCTTTCAGAGGCAGAACAAGACAAGGACGACAACAGTGgcgatggtggtgatgatgatgaagaacaGAAGAGTGACAGACCCACTCTTcttgaggaagaggaggaggaggaggaggaagagaaggaggcagaAGTGACTGCAGCAAAGAGACCCCGGAAGATGAACCCTTATGGGGAGTGGGAGCAGATTCAGGAGGAAGAAGACCCATA TGAGCAAGTGGATCTGCAGTTGCCCCAGGTGGAGGGCATGGGTGCCGCCCAAGCGGGCTCTGACGTGCCTCCGGAGCCCAAAGTTAAGTTCAAGGAACGTACCATCACCTCACTGGGGGACGAGGGAGATGCAGGGGCAGTCTTCAAGAAGAGAAGGATGGAGAATGGCAAGTCTAGGAACCTTCGCCAGAGAGGCAAAGATGACTGA